From Mastacembelus armatus chromosome 13, fMasArm1.2, whole genome shotgun sequence, one genomic window encodes:
- the tbx4 gene encoding T-box transcription factor TBX4, with translation MLQERGLTVTDECMSRVQTGVETDLLPDQSRLGLSTAPAVSSSSEPEQSIENIKVILHERELWKKFHEAGTEMIITKAGRRMFPSYKVKVTRMNPKTKYILLIDVVPADDHRYKFCENKWMVAGKAEPAMPGRLYVHPDSPATGAHWMRQLVSFQKLKLTNNHLDPFGHIILNSMHKYQPRLHIVKADENNAFGSKNTAYCTHVFHETAFISVTSYQNHKITQLKIENNPFAKGFRGSEEGDLRVSRLQGKEYPVISKNMVRQRVISSHSHLAGKLGAGVLTGNPQVLSSYQYETGVPLSNSDSQDPLSNHFPQSRDPSLLYHCFKQRDNVRHLELGCKRSYLETSSAGSEEHYFRSAPSYESSLLSHPFCTEAITSREACMYGSMETESGSGAGDTDELTSSPSLNCNMWATVQPYPRYSVEGVSYQPFTAHFTNAATVTPVVPHPTSSMVSRSQADLCVYNSASVQRGVPIIPPSSSSSSCSPAIPASRDRTGHPPLYHKKPGSPLRSHRDFSTYATQGAISIRDPSYQYQVGLSSAVTHWTDS, from the exons ATGCTGCAGGAGAGGGGTTTAACTGTGACGGATGAATGTATGAGCCGGGTCCAGACCGGCGTGGAGACAGATCTCCTTCCAGACCAGTCGCGACTGGGCCTATCCACAGCTCCTGCTGTTTCCAGTTCCAGTGAGCCTGAACAG AGCATTGAGAACATTAAGGTCATCCTTCATGAGAGGGAACTGTGGAAGAAATTCCATGAAGCTGGCACAGAGATGATCATTACTAAAGCAGGCAG GAGGATGTTTCCTAGCTACAAGGTCAAAGTGACTAGGATGAACCCCAAAACTAAGTATATCCTGCTAATTGACGTTGTCCCAGCTGATGATCACCGCTACAAGTTCTGTGAGAACAAGTG GATGGTTGCTGGAAAGGCAGAACCAGCAATGCCAGGGAGACTCTATGTGCACCCGGATTCCCCTGCCACAGGAGCTCACTGGATGAGGCAACTTGTATCATTTCAGAAGCTAAAGCTAACAAACAATCACCTGGACCCTTTTGGGCAT ATCATCCTGAATTCTATGCACAAGTACCAGCCCAGGCTACACATAGTAAAAGCAGATGAAAATAATGCCTTTGGATCCAAGAACACTGCCTATTGCACTCATGTGTTTCATGAGACAGCCTTCATCTCTGTTACCTCCTATCAAAACCACAAG ATCACTCAGCTGAAGATAGAAAACAATCCATTTGCGAAAGGATTCCGAGGTAGTGAAGAAGGAGATCTGCGTGTTTCAAGACTACAGGG GAAAGAATATCCTGTGATTTCAAAGAACATGGTTCGCCAGAGGGTCATCTCTTCACATAGTCACCTTGCAGGGAAGCTGGGAGCAGGGGTTCTAACAGGAAACCCTCAGGTCTTGTCCTCTTATCAGTATGAGACTGGGGTTCCTTTGTCAAACTCAGACTCCCAAGATCCCCTTTCAAACCACTTTCCTCAGAGCAGAGATCCCAGCCTTTTATACCACTGCTTCAAACAAAGAG ATAACGTCCGACACCTGGAGCTTGGATGTAAGCGGTCATATCTGGAGACATCATCTGCAGGCTCAGAGGAGCATTACTTTCGTTCAGCTCCCTCCTATGAGTCGTCCCTACTGTCTCATCCATTCTGCACAGAGGCAATCACCTCTAGAGAAGCTTGTATGTATGGTAGCATGGAAACAGAGTCTGGCTCTGGGGCAGGGGACACAGATGAGCTGACCAGTTCTCCTTCATTAAATTGCAACATGTGGGCTACGGTGCAGCCTTACCCTCGCTATAGTGTAGAGGGTGTCTCATACCAGCCCTTCACAGCTCATTTCACCAATGCTGCCACGGTCACACCCGTGGTACCACACCCCACGTCATCCATGGTGTCAAGGTCGCAGGCGGACTTGTGTGTCTACAACTCTGCTTCAGTCCAGAGAGGCGTGCCCATCATACCaccatcgtcctcctcttcttcctgctctCCAGCTATCCCAGCATCCAGAGACAGGACAGGCCATCCACCTCTGTACCACAAGAAGCCAGGGTCTCCACTACGGTCTCACAGAGATTTCTCAACCTATGCCACACAAGGTGCTATATCCATCCGGGATCCATCATATCAATACCAAGTGGGGCTGAGCAGTGCAGTGACTCACTGGACTGATAGCTAA